Within Tamandua tetradactyla isolate mTamTet1 chromosome 10, mTamTet1.pri, whole genome shotgun sequence, the genomic segment aaaataaatcatttaaaccaTTAAGATTCACTTAAACTACCAGCCAGCTTGTAATAAAACCATCACATGTggttttttcatttgctttatctcatttattgCTCACAATGATCGCATTTGACAAATGAGGGGGTAACTGAGCATTCAGCAAAGTAAGGATCTTGCCCAATGTTCACAACAGAGCTGAGATTAGAATCCATTTCTCCTCATGGTCATTCCAGGAAGATCCATCTCAAAGCTGGCTCCCTCCATTCCAATATTTTCCTCCAAGGGGCCAGTTAGTTGTCTGAATCCCTCTTCTACACTGTTCCTCATTGGCTCCAGGCATAGGCAACTCAGGTGCCCCCAAAGCAAGTCAGCACTGTTGTGGTATTCCCCACAGCCTCCTGCAGAGCAGCCCAGTCCTGGTTACTGCTCATGGAAGAGAACCACGGCAACTTATGATGAAACACCTTGGAATGTGCACTTACTGTTAAATAACTGGTGGGAATGTTTGAAATTACCCTTATTTTTCTAAAGCTCTTCTTCCTCACCTGAATGTCTTGAAGTTCATGACTGCAGCTGGACACATTCACACCACCTGCACACACTCATGCTAACAGTTGTCTCTCTCCCTTATAGATCTTTGGATTCTGCAAGGCATTGTTCTTATATAGTACAGAAGCCTCTGACTTGGAAACCCCTGAAAATCTTCTAGTAAACTGTGAAGTCTTCAACCTTGAGGTGGGTTGCTgatctagtttactagctgccggaatgcaatacaccagagatggattggcttttaataaaaggggatttaattccttagttcttcagagaaaaggcagctagctttccactgaggttctttcttatgtgggaaggcacagggtgatctctgctggccttctctccaggcctctgggttccaacaactttccctggggtgatttctttctgcatctccaaaggcctgggctgagctgcgagtgctaagatgaggtatgctgagctgcttgggctacactacattgagctctctcatttaagcaccagccaattaaatcaaacatcattcactgcagcaggcacgcctcctagtcaactgcagatgtaatgagcaacagatgaggttcacgtaccattgacttacatccacagcaacagaactaggtgccttcacctggccaagttgacaactgaatctaactaccacagctgccTAAGTAGCCTTTGTCACAAGCAGTGCCAGATTAAGTGGGAATTAATTCTTATGCCTCTATGTGTGTTGGAGGTTGGGGGCTGTTCTCTATTGCAGAGACAGAGTTTTGCCTAATTCCACTGCATGAGTTGTAGTAGATCAATAGAGAAATATGTAActggagaaagaggggaaaggaaaagagagagagaacaggtcCATGGGGAAAGGAACGTAATTGCTGGCATGACACAAAAACTATGAAAACATTTGTCATGAATTGGGAAAAGTTGAGATTTtgggcagaaaaataaaagcacgACCCAATTCAGTCAGCCTTGAATCAGCTTGAATATGGAACTTTAGTCAGGATCCCACTGCTGAGACTTGATAATTGTTAGCTTTTATATTAGGCATACAACCTAACCCAAAGGGAGTAAATTGACctcaattttattatataaaggTATATAAAATAAGATGCAACACATAGTTTATATCTGTCTCAgaaagttttgttctgttttatggATGAGCACAAAGATGTCCTTCACAGTAATTTAATATTAGCaataaaaaaaaccctgaaaataattcatatgttcaagaatcaagccAAAAAGGGGAGGGGGGTACCAGTTCTGTCACCATGAACATGGCTCCATAGATTAAAAACAAACGCCTGAACAAGAAGTGCAGTAAAGAGGCAAAACATGTATCTTTAAGGAGGAAGGGATGCTTATATTAGAAAGCTTTGATCTCTGTTGAGAATATAAATCATAAAGTACTAGCTTCCAAATGTTGTTCTATATAATATAGTTTTGCCACtttattttcaaatgaggaaagatGGTAGCAAAGAAAGTTTCTCATAACTCAAACTTTATCCCCATCTAAAGGACCAGCCTTTACTCAGACTATTTATTTCTGACCATTGTGTtgtcaaaatattatttcttttgtgaaCTAATGGTGGTTGTAGATGACAGTTTTTGCCTGTATTTTAAATGCCAACTTGACTTGATAAAATTTTGATGATCTTTTGTTGTTATCccactttttaaatggattttaggAATCCAAAAGTCTAGAGCCATTGGTCTAAATCAAGGTAAACATCTAATGTCTCATTTTGTGTGAAATAGTGATATtcatttttctgtgttctttacCAGAAACATAAAAACTTCAGTGGCGGAGACCCTCATTTGGGTGGGCATGAGCATTCTCCTACTGACAATCGCCCATTTAAGCCCAATGGGTCCAGAGAGCACCATCATCCCTACAAGCCACATGAACCTGGATGCCCACCTCCCCTAGAAGATAAAGATCATCCAGATAGACCACCATTTCAAGCAGGAACTTCTCCACCATTGCCCCCTTCAGGGTCAAGATGTCATCATTCCCGTTTTGGCATGAGTAATACCCGTGGACCCTCTCCTAATCATAGTTCCAGTGAGCACCATTCTCACGGGCATCATCCCCATAGACACCGTCCCCATAGACACCGTCCCCATGGACACCATCCCCATGGCCATCATCCCCATAGCCATAATTTCCATGATTATGGACCTTGTGACCCACCAGACCACAGCAAGGGTCCCCATGATCACCATCGCCCACCACCTGAGAACTCAGAAGAAAGAGGTCCAGATAAAAGACACCTTCCCTTCCCTTGGGGATATATTGGTTATGTTTATCGACTCCCCCCGCTGAAGAAAGGTGAAGTTCTTTCTCCTCCAGAAGCCAATTTTCCCAGGTTCTCATCACCAAATCAGAACAAGCCCCGAAAGCCAGAGATTCAGCCCTTTCCTCAGTCGGCTTCTAAATCATGTCCAGGGAAGTTCAAgcaagagtttccacaaatcttcaAGTTTTTTGCACAATAGCTCCAAAATAAAATCTGATTTCTTAGATGGAGAAAGATGAGTAATGTCATGAAttagaaacacaaataaaatgtgACCAGTAATAAATGCAAAATCACAAGTTATTTTAACCTTACTTTCACACTCAGGCTAGGGGGAAATGTGAGTAGGGAGCAGACTGCTtgagaagagagagataaatggaaagaagaggaaagattTCAGGGCTACAAGAAATCTGTCACATGGCCACATGCaagaaaggttgggaaaggaaGTCTAGATGTATGTCAAGGAGGAAAGGGATATGAATTTAGTGACTATCTAGCCAGATACTGTCACAATCATCAttttttagagaaggaaaaggaggcccAAAGAGGTTTAATTAGTTGCTTAGGATCTTACAGTTGGTAGATTGTGAGACTTGGCCTTCCTCCAAAGCcacattctttccttttcatccCACTGCCTGTACACACTGCCATGCCCTGAGTTTTGAGTTTTCATTTGTAAAACCACCGTTCAGCCTTGACTAGTTCTTCCTACCTCCTCCTGAACCAGGTACTCCCAGTTATTGCCTCACTCTTCCAGCTTCACCTGTTTCCTTCTCTGATGGCTCATCCTTCCTCTCAGCCTAAGAACTTGACCGAGTCTCATTCACTCTTAATTTTTTACAATCTATTTTCTTCTATCACCCTGAGTCTGAAACTGTCTCACGTCTCTCACCATGCACCTGAAACCACTTTAGTAAAATGTGCTATTGTTAACCAGCCCACTCTCACAGTGATAAAACTTGTAAGAACTAATTACCAGGCCCTGCATGGATGCTACCATATCCACtcttccaaaacaaaacaaaacaaaattatagtATGATTTTCTAACTTTTACAGATGAAGCAACTGAGGCTTGGAAAGGTTATGGGCCCCTGAGTTGCTCGTGGCCACACAGCAATTAGGTAGCCCAGCTACACGGAAACCCAGGTTGGATTTACTGGCAAAAGCTTGTTCCTACTGCTCTGTCACAGAGCCACCATTCAGCCCACACTGAGCCCTCTTTTCCAAAGGCTCTCAGGGAGACGGAATTACCGAAGTACTGTTGTTTgtaagctgccacaatgcaatataccagaattggaatgacttttagaaaggggaatttaataaagtacaagtttacagttctaagaaagtgaaagtgtccaaattaaggcaccaacaagaggttattttcattcaaggaaggccaatgggtctgaaacagctctgtcagctgggtaatcatggggctggcatctgctggtcccttgctcctgggctccgttgctttcagcctctgtttctgtgggggtcttcactttacttctccaggactggTTTTCATCTCatggcttcccttagctctctccaggttctggcttgcttaacatcttatggcaacGTCtgatgggctccaagcatctccaaacatctgtgtctctgtcctcCACAcatccacatctgtgtcagctctgctatgaagtttctgtcaCCTCTGAGGTGTCTGTTGTTTCTCTAGACAATGTAATTTAAAAggtttcaccaaaatgtttcccatttaaaaggattccagtaaactaatcaagacccacttgaaatgggtggagtcacacctccatctaatcaaaagttaacacccacaattgggtgtgttccatctccatggaaataatctaagcaaaagattccaacctacaatattaaatcaggattaaaagaaatggctgcgtCCACAAGAtggcatcaggattaaaacatggcttttctggggtacataatgttttcaaaccagtacaagtaCCAAGCTAGAAATCCTGTCCATAACAGGAAAGAACCcaactgtctttttattttattttacttttgtaagGATTGAGGACAAGCATCTACCAAGAGCTAACCCAAGTCTTTAAACCTATCTACAGACCTCCTCTCTCTAGATAGTCTAACTTTATCAAATAGGTGGTGTGTTAGTTTCTTGGGCTGGTGTAACAAAGTACCCCAAACTAGTGACATAAAACACCAGAAACTTATTGTCACAAGTTCTGGGGGTTAgtaatccaaaatcaaggtgtaggCAGGGCTATGCTCCCTCCAAAACCTGTAAGGAAGAATCTTTCcatgcctcttcctagcttctggtagcTTGCGAGCAAGCCTTGAGGTTCCATCTCTGTCTCAGTGTTCACAAAGCCTTCTCCCCCAACTGTCTCTGGCTCCTCTTCCCTTCTTATAAAGAtcccagtcatattggattaggccCCATTCTAAtctagtttggcctcatcttaccTAATCATGTTTTTAAgacctgtttccaaataaggtgggacctggggttaggacttgatTATGTCTTTGgagggggacacaattcaactcatCACAGGTTGTTTAGGCCTGGTGGGTAAGACAACCATATCCAtgagaacagaaacaaaaagcaagcTGGAGCAGGCAGGATGTCATCAAACCTATCTGCACATATGCATCCCCTCTACCTCTTCCACTGGGGGAGCATTTTTCCCTTGCAGAATTAACACAATTGAGTGGAAAGAGGCTGGCGTGGCCAGAAACCAGATAGGATGCTTATACTTTATTTTCAGCCACACCAAGTTCTTGGTGAGGGACTCCCAGCACTCATTTGTTACCTCTGTGTATTGGCTTCCAAGGCATGCAATATGATCAATATGATTCAGCCTGCTTCTATGCAGATATCCTACAAAGAAATTTTATGTGAAAGTTGTGACTATACATCGTACACATTGTAACATTGTTCTTACATGCAGTGACCTTTGTAAATGGCTTTGGGAAAGTCATAAGAAAATAACAGAGCTGGTAGTGGGTTTTTTCCACCTCCTTTATTAGATActcttttgatttgctaaagtaCTTTGTGCAATCACCTGGAAATATGCTCTGTGCTAACCTGTGCTTTCAGAATGCAAACAAGCAGGTCAGCGACCCCAGTGTTGTAATGTTTCAGCTCAAAATCTGTTTGGATAACCCAGCACAGCTGTTTAACCTTTTGGAATAGGGCAACCGTGTGTGCCCCAAGAGTCCAATCAGGCCTCCAGGGTGCTGGAGCAGAGCTAGAGAAAAGGACAGAGGAGAGAAGGAGTTGGAGATTGTAAAATCAGCACCCAAGCTGGCTGCAGATTCTTGGTGAAGGCACCCCTCAGCAACTAGAGGGGAGACCATTAAGTCATGAAATTAATTGTTATCATTTTCTTCTGCTCCAGGCTGCTACCAAGTCTGACTCAGGAATCCTCCTCACAGGAAGTTGACTGCAATGACGAGGATGTATTTAAGGCTGCGGATGCTGCCCTGAAGAAATACAATGATGAAAGCCAAAGTGGCAACCAGTTCGTATTGTACCGTGTATTTGAAGTCACCAAGATGGTAAGTGAGCTGTGTCTAACTTTGAGGTCATTTGGGACCTGGACTATCACTTGGGTCCTAGTTCTCTGCCTCCTAACTTCCCTCCCAAGAACTATCAGAGGTAGACTCTTACAACTCTTAGAAATGCATAATGCCACTCTCTGGCCTGGATGTGGCACGGTATGACTCGCTCTCAGGCCACCAGATTTGGCTGCTTGGGTGAGCAGAGAAGCTGTAAAAGCAGGGAAGTGAACAAAGACAGAGCATATGGATGGGATTAAACCAAGTGGGAGAATCCAGGAACTCAGTTGGGCCACAAGAGGATTCGTTGTATCTCTGACCCAAAACTAAAATCTAAAGACCTCCAGGTCTCAGTTGGGGAGGGAGCACTTTAGGACTCCTTAAAGAAGTGTCAGAAGGGAGATTAACATGTTTTACTGCTTTGGTCAAGATATCTCCATGAAGTCTGTATGGTTGACTGTATTAAATTAAACAGCAATGTTTTAGTtgggctttgatttttttttttttttatcactgccTTGATGATAGATTTTCACATAGAAGAAAATCCAGATAGGCtgaaacaaagaaatacaagtctttcaagagatttttatttttaaataagtttccCTATAAAAAGCTGTGTCTCTGGAATGGTAAAGCAATTGGTCACTacagtgagaaaagaaaaacaactcaactttttgaagaaaacagCAGTGAATgtgtttttctctgaaaataaaagtaaaaatgacccTTCAGTCTTCTTGGTGCGCTCAAGCTGCAGTTTAGTGGTTTTGTCTTTGCTCTCCAACATCATTGGCCAATGTGGTTTGTTGTTCTGAAATGTCCACATCATAACCTCTCTATCTTTAATTTGCCACGTGGGCACAGCCTGTACAACTACCACCCTAGTTTAGGGCGTATTTTCCAAGTAGATAGTTATAACTTTCAGTATTTTGAATGAACCTTTTGCTGTCATTAAATCAAATTATCAAAATCTGGAAGGAACCTTAGAGAACATGCTGTTTGACTCCATCCTCTCCTAGCTCCATCTTCTCCTAGCTATAAATACTGTGACCAAGCAGGCCCCAAGAAAGCACTGCTTGGGGTCAGGAGACCTGAGCTCTCTGCCTTTCCAGCCTTATGAAGGTAACTGAGACATGCCCTGTCTGCGCATGTCCTTCTTTCATTTGCAAAAGGAGGGGCTGGAGAATGTTACCTCTCAGATCCCTTGTAGCTCTAACATGCCAGGATTTTGCATCTGAAAGCTCATCTAAATCAGTACCTTAGTAGTTTAAAactttaaagaattattttatgaCATCCTagcaaaattagaaaacaaagctAATTAAATGCTAAAATCACCTATGCATAATTCCACCCTCCAGAGATACCtgctacatttttaaatatttatttatttattaatttaaaaaaaattaagaacaaacaaaaacattaacattaaATCATTCCGttctctatatataatcagtaattctcaatatcatcacatagttgcatattcatcatttcttagaacatttgcatcaattcagaaaaagaaataaaacgataacagaaaaaaaaaaagatcatacataccataccccttccccctcgctttcatttatcacccgcatttcaaactaaatttattttaatatttgtttcccctattatttatttttattccatatgttctactcgtctgttgacatggtagataaaaggagcatcagacacaaggttttcacaatcacacagtcacattgtgacagctgtatcattattcaatcatcctcaagaaacatggctactggaacacagctctacattttcaggcagttccctccagcctctccactacatcttgaataacaagatgatatctacttaatgtgtaagaataacctccagaataatgcgtaagaataacctctggactctgtttggaatctctcagccattgacactttgtctcatttcactcctccctcttttggtcaagaaggttttctcaatcccttgatgctgagtctcacctgctacattttgtaaatgaaaaaatgatctcttttttgttttgtttttttcctattgtaaaagtaattgcttgttttttttaatgtcagaCAATACAGAAAggtttgtttaaaaaagaaagtgaaaggcaATTGTAATCCCACAGCTGAGAGACATTTAAACAGCTTGATGTATATACTTCCAGACCTGTTTTAGACATGCATGTACATATAAATCGGTTTTTACAAAAATATGCTAACATTATAGATACTTATTTGTAATCTTTGAAAAACATATTTATCaatatattgtgaatattttccaAGTAGATAGTTATAACTTTCAGTATTTTGAAAGAACCCTTTGCTGTCATTAAATCAAATCAAGATCGAATATTCTTGACTACATCAGATCTCACTCAAATTATTTGCTTTAGGGGCAGTTGTATGAACATTACATCTCTTTGGCTTCTTTCTTTCAGGATGCTCCCGACACATTTTATTCCTTGAAGTATCAAATCAAGGAAGGCGATTGTCCTGTTAAAAGTGGCAAGACGTGGCAGGACTGTGACTACAATCAAGCTGCAGGAGCTGTAAGTTTGTTGACGACTCCCAAGCCTCCAGTTTATTGACAGATTTTTTCACTTGTACAGAGaatgattaatatttttatgCCAGCTTATGAGGGATGCACCCTCAACTGTGTAGGAAAGAACAGTATTTCATATCTATGTTCTTCCATAGACAGAAAGAGTATAGAGAGACCACCATTTAAGCATGGAGGAAACTTTCTCATCAGAAGGGGACTTGAATGACCTACTGGGGTATGTGCAGGTCCCAGAGAGACAACTGATCAATATTTGTGAAGAGCTCCAGGGCTGGC encodes:
- the HRG gene encoding histidine-rich glycoprotein, with amino-acid sequence MKAIAAVLLLIILQHSCALIPTDCDAIKPVAGKALDLINKMRWNGYLFQLLRVADAHLDKAESPAVYYLVLDVQESDCSVLSRKHWDECEPDVSRHPSEIVIGQCKVIATTRSDESHDLRVNDFNCTTSSVSSALANTKDSPVLVDFFEDTEPYRKQADEALEKYKRENNDFTSFKVDQMERVSRARGGERTGYYLAFSVRNCSKHHFPRHLNIFGFCKALFLYSTEASDLETPENLLVNCEVFNLEKHKNFSGGDPHLGGHEHSPTDNRPFKPNGSREHHHPYKPHEPGCPPPLEDKDHPDRPPFQAGTSPPLPPSGSRCHHSRFGMSNTRGPSPNHSSSEHHSHGHHPHRHRPHRHRPHGHHPHGHHPHSHNFHDYGPCDPPDHSKGPHDHHRPPPENSEERGPDKRHLPFPWGYIGYVYRLPPLKKGEVLSPPEANFPRFSSPNQNKPRKPEIQPFPQSASKSCPGKFKQEFPQIFKFFAQ